A region of Pongo pygmaeus isolate AG05252 chromosome 15, NHGRI_mPonPyg2-v2.0_pri, whole genome shotgun sequence DNA encodes the following proteins:
- the FKBP3 gene encoding peptidyl-prolyl cis-trans isomerase FKBP3, producing MAAAVPQRAWTVEQLRSEQLPKKDIIKFLQEHGSDSFLAEHKLLGNIKNVAKTANKDHLVTAYNHLFETKRFKGTESISKVSEQVKNVKLNEDKPKETKSEETLDEGPPKYTKSVLKKGDKTNFPKKGDVVHCWYTGTLQDGTVFDTNIQTSAKKKKNAKPLSFKVGVGKVIRGWDEALLTMSKGEKARLEIEPEWAYGKKGQPDAKIPPNAKLIFEVELVDID from the exons ATGGCGGCGGCCGTTCCACAGCGGGCGTGGACCGTGGAGCAGCTGCGCAGTGAACAGCTGCCCAAGAAGGATATTATCAAGTTTCTGCAGGAACACGGTTCAGATTCG TTTCTTGCAGAACATAAATTATtaggaaacattaaaaatgtgGCCAAGACAGCTAACAAGGACCACTTGGTTACAGCCTATAACCATCTTTTTGAAACTAAG CGTTTTAAGGGTACTGAAAGTATAAGTAAAGTGTCTGAGCAAGTAAAAAATGTGAAGCTTAATGAAGATAAACCCAAAGAAACCAAGTCTGAAGAGACCCTGGATGAG ggtccACCAAAATATACTAAATCTGTTTTGAAAAAGGGAGATAAAACCAACTTTCCCAAAAAGGGAGATGTTGTTCACTGCTGGTATACAGGAACACTACAAGATGGGACTGTTTTTGATACTAATATTCAAACAA gtgcaaagaagaagaaaaatgccaAGCCTTTAAGTTTTAAGGTTGGAGTAGGCAAAGTTATCAGAGGA TGGGATGAAGCTCTCTTGACTATGAGTAAAGGAGAAAAGGCTCGACTGGAGATTGAACCAGAATGGGCTTATGGAAAGAAAGGACAGCCTGATGCCAA AATTCCACCAAACGCAAAACTCATTTTTGAAGTGGAATTAGTGGATATTGATTGA